The following is a genomic window from Micrococcus cohnii.
GACATCGCTTTCGACGCCGTGAAGATCGGCATGCTCGGCACGGCGGCCGTCATGGAGGAGGTGGCCGCATGGCTGGAGCGGACGCGACCGCCGCGCGTCGTGCTGGATCCGGTGATGGTGGCCACCAGCGGCGATGCGCTCACCGATTCCTCCGGGGTGGACGCCGCGCGCCTCTGGGGCCGGCTGATGGACGCCGCCGATCTGGTGACCCCCAATCTCCCGGAGTTGGCCGCCCTGCTCGGCATCGTCGACGGGGCGGGGCGAGAGGAGGGGGCGTCGGAGGGCGGGTTCCGACACTCCTGGCAACGGGCCTGCGCGGGGGCCGCTCAGCTGGCCGCCCGGCATGAGGTGGCCGTGCTGCTGAAGGGCGGGCACCTGGGCGAGGCCGCGCTCGAGGCCGACTCTCCGGGCTCCGCGGGGCCCTCGGTCGCCGCGTCGGCGCCGGGAGCCGCCCGACAGGTGCCGGACGCGATCGTCACGGCCGAGGCCGTCGACGAGGTGAGCGGCCCGCGATCGGACGTGCGTTCCACCCACGGCACCGGCTGCACGCTCTCCTCGGCGGTCGCGGTGCTCGCCGCCTGGGGCCTGGACTGGGGGAGCGCCCTGCGCCGGGCGAAGCCGTGGCTGCTTGAGGCGATGCGCGCGGGGCCGGCGCTGCAGGTCGGCGAGGCTTCGCGGGGGACGTGGCACGGGCCGGTCGACCACGGTGTTCCCACGCCGGGGTGAAGCGTCCGGCGCGATGCGCATAAGTATTCAACAGGTGAGATATTGTTGTGCCTCTGGTGAGCGCATGAGGCCTGACGGGCAGGTTCGCGGCGCTCGGCATGATCCCTGATGACCTGGACCACTCCGGAAAGGCCGGCTGCCATGACCTCTCATCCAGGCGCCCCCGGCGCGACGCCGACGCGTGCGTGGCGCGGTGCGGCGCTCGCCCGGTTCCTGATCCCCTCCCTGCTCGGGCTGGCGATGTTCGTCGTGCCCGTGCCCGACGGCGACGGCGCCGTCAGCATCCCCGTGGCCCTGTTTGCCGGGTGGCTCGGCGAGGCGCTCGCCCCCGTGCTGCCGTGGCTGGGGTTGGCGATCATCGCCGTCTCGGCTCTCGGGTCTCTGGCCGTGGCCGTGCTGCGCCCGAGCCTGGATGAGCGGCCGCTGGCGGCAGCGCTGTTCCGGGTCGGCCCGTTGTGGACCGCCCTGCGGCTGCTCGGGCTCCTCGTGGCCATCATGGTCGTCTGCCAGATCGGCCCTGAGCAGGTGTGGGGGGAGAACACCGGGGCGGTGCTGCTCGACCTGGTCACCCTGATGGTGACCGTCTTCCTCGTGGCCGGGCTGCTGATGCCCCTGCTGCTCGAGTTCGGGCTGCTCGAGTTCACCGGAACCCTGATGAAGAAGGTCATGCGGCCGCTGTTCACGGTTCCGGGCCGCTCCTCGGTGTCCTCGTTGGCGGCATGGCTCGGCGACGGGTCCATCGGCGTGCTGATGACCGGACAGCAGTACCAGAAGGGCTACTTCACGCGGCGCGAGGCGGCCGTGCTCGGAACGACCTTCAACGTCGTCTCCGTGACCTTCACCATCGTGATTGTCGGGATGCTCGACCTCATGCACATGTTCGGCCCGTTCTACGTGACGACTGTCGTCGCCGGTCTCGTGGCGGCGCTGATCATTCCGCGGATCCCGCCGCTGTCCCGGTTCTCGGACGAGCGCGCCCCCGGAGCCACCCACACCTCCGATGCGGAAGAACGGCACCAGCCCGGACCGTTGCTGCCGCGCGCGTGGCATGCGGCGCTGGACAAGGCCGCGTCAGTCACCCCCCGTGAGGCGGCGCGGATGAGCGGGGCGAACGTCCTGGAGATGTGGCTGGGCACCCTGCCGATCATCATGGCGCTGGGGACCGCGGCCGTCATGGTCGCGGAGTTCACGGACCTGTTTACGTGGCTGGGCGCCCCATTCGTCGGACTGCTGGGGGCCATGGGGATTCCCGACGCGGGCATCGCTTCCGAGGCACTGTTCATCGGCTTCGCCGACATGCTGCTGCCCGCGGTGATCGTCGAGGGCGCAGCGGAGATGACGCGCTTCGTCATCGGCGCCCTGTCCATCACGCAGCTGATCTACATGTCCGAGGTCGGCGGCCTGCTGCTGGCCTCCTCGATCCCCGTGAAGTTCCACCATCTGGTGGCCATCTTCCTGCTGCGCACCGCGATCACCCTGCCCGTGATCGTCGGGCTGGCGCATCTGTTCTACTGAGCGGTCGCTCCGGCACAGCGCCGCAGCGCCGACGGGCGAATGAATCAGGGGCCGGTCCATCGTGTGTGAACGACGGGCCGGCCCCTGGCGCTGGTGCCCCCGGCAGGATTCGAACCTGCGGCCTTCTGCTCCGGAGGCAGACGCTCTATCCCCTGAGCTACGGAGGCGGGGGTCGCCGGCGAGTCGAAGCTCGCGGCGGACTCGACAACACTACACCATCACCCCGGCGCCGTCAGCGCGGCAGCAGATCCCGCAGACGAGCGGCGGCCTCGTCGGGCTCCTCGGCGTCGGTCACGGCCCGCACGACGGCCACCCGCTCGGCGCCCGTTTCGAGCACGGTGGGAAGGCGGTCGACGTCGATGCCGCCGATCGCGAAGAAGGGGCGTGCGTTCCCGTCCTCGCGTGCCCGCCAGGCGGCGTACGCGGGCAGTTCGAGGCCCACGGCCGCGCGTGAGGGCTTCGTCGGCGTCGGCCAGACCGGTCCGGTGCAGAAGTAGTCCAGGTCTGCCTCGGCACGGGCGGCGTCCACCTGCGCGCGCGTGCGGCACGAGCGGCCCAGCAGCACGTCGGGCCCCAGCAGCGCCCGGCACTGCTGGGTGTTCAGATCGGACTGCCCGGTGTGGAACACGTCGACGCCGGCCAGGGCGGCCAGATCGGCCCGGTCGTTGGCGGCCGAGAGCGCACGATGCTCCGCGGCCAGGGCCACGAGCAGGTGCAGGGCCTCGAGCTCGACGGCGGCATCCACGCTCTTGTCTCGCACCTGAATGATGTCCACCCCGCCGGAGTAGCACGCCGTGACGAAGGCCGAGAACGCGTCGGCATCGAGTGCGCCGTCGTCGAGGAAATCCTGCAGGCCGGTGCACACGTACAACCGGGCCTCGGCGAGTCGGGCACGCCGCTCCTCGCCGCTCAGGCCCGCGCCGACGGCTCGATGACGCCGCGCGAAGCGATGGGGTCGGCAGGAGTGGGGGCTGGGGGCGTCGCCGGTGGGCAGGGCGGGCTTGCGCATGACACCACTGTGGCAGACTGTGCACCATTCCATGGGAGTCCGGGCCGGGCACGCGCTGTGCCGCACCGGGCTGAGAGGGCCGCTGAGCGACGACGAGTCCGGCGCGGCCGACCATCAGCACTCGACGCGGGTCATGCCGCCGGGAGGAGGAGCACCAGGTGCGTGCAGTGGTCGTCGGCGCCGGGGCCATCGGCCTGACCACGGCCGTGTCTCTGCGTGCCGCCGGGCACGCGGTGACGCTCATCGCCCCTGAGCTGCCGGGGCCGGGCGAGGGCCCCTCCGTCGCCCATCAGGTCCGCGGCGCCACCCACGCGGCGGCGGGCATGCTCGCGCCCGTCGGCGAGACCCAGTTCAGCCAGGACGCGCTCGGCGGGCTGCTGCACCAGGGCTGGGCCGCGTACCCCGAGCTGATCGAGCTGCTCGGTCGATTCACGGACGCGCCGACCGGCTTCCGCGCGCAGGGCTCCTGGATCGTCGCCGCGGACGCCGCAGACGCACGCGCATGGTCGCGGCTGCTCGACCATGCCGGATCCCGCGGCCGGCGGGTGGAGCCGATCGCCGTGAGCCGTCTGCGCCGGGTCGAACCGGCGCTGACCCCCGGCCTCGCTCAGGCCCACGAGGCCCCGGACGATCATCAGGTGGACCCACGGCTGCTCGTCCGCGCATGCCTGGCCGCGCTCACAGCCGAAACGGGCCCGGGCGGCGCGCCACTGCCGGAGACGGCGGGTCCGCCGGCCACGCTGCTGCCCGGCACCGTTGTCGCCGCACGGCAGCGGGGCGAGGACGCCGTGCTCGACGTCGCCGAGTCCGCAGCCGGGGCCCTGCACGCCGACGTGGCGGTCCTCGCCGCCGGTCTGGGCCACCGGGACATCGGCGGGGCGCCGGCCGAGGAGCCGCTCGCCTTGCGCCCCGTCCACGGCGACGTGCTGCGCCTGCGCGTGCGCCAGGAGCAGCTGCTGCCGGGGGAGGAGCACCTGCTCGGTCGCACCGTCCGCGCCCTGGTGGGGGGACGGCAGGTCTACCTCGTGCCTCGTGCGGACCGCACCCTCGTGGTCGGCGCCTCCTCGCGGGAGGACGGGCTGGCCGGATCCCATGCCGGGTCGGTGCTGGACCTGCTGGCGGACGCGGCCGCGGTGCTGCCGGCGGTCCGCGAGTGCGAGCTGCTCGAGGTCACCGCGGCCGCCCGACCCGGCACCCCGGACGACGCCCCGCGCGTGGCCGTGTTGCGCGGCGCCCCGAGGTTGATCGTGGCGGCGGGATTCCACCGTCACGGGATCCTGCTTGCCCCGTGGGCGGCCGAGCGGGCCGTGGACCTCGTGGACGCCATGCGGCGCGGCAGCGCCGACGACGCGGCCACCCCGCCACCCGAACCCCGACCTGCTAAGGAGAGACCTGATGACGGAACCGACGGAGACGACGCCGACGACCCCCACGACGCCGAGCAGGGACGAAACGACGCCTGAGGCGGCCGTGTCCGGCGGGGACCAGGCGCACGGGACGGGCCGGGCACGACTGCGGATCACCCTGAACGGCGAGCCCCATGACGCAGACCCCGGCACGACGGTGCGCGGCCTCGTCGAGCACGTGACCGGCCACCGGGTCGGCGACGACGGCCACCGCCCCGACGGTGGCCGCCTCGGCGTGGCCGTCGCCGTCGACGAGACCGTGGTGCCGCGGTCGCGGTGGTCCGCGCGGACGCTGGTCGACGGAGAACGCGTCGACGTCGTCACCGCGGTGCAGGGAGGCTGAACCGTGGATCAGCTGACCGCCCCCGCGCTGCGCCTCGGTGAGGTCGAACTGACGTCCCGGCTGATCATGGGCACCGGAGGCATCACCGACCTCGCCGCCCTCGAGCGTGCCCTGCGCGCCTCCGGCACGACGCTGACGACGGTGGCCCTGCGCCGCTACGCCCCGGACACGCGGGACTCCCTGATCGGCCTGCTCGACCGCCTGGGCGTCGCCGTGCTGCCCAACACCGCCGGCTGCTACACGGCCCGTGACGCCGTGCTCACCGCGCAGTTGGGCCGCGAGGCTCTGGAGACGAACCTGGTCAAAGTCGAGGTCATCGCCGACGAGCACACCCTGCTGCCCGATGTGGTCGAGACGCTCGAGGCCACCGAGCGCCTCGCGGCCGAGGGCTTCGCCGTGCTGGCCTACACGTCGGACGACCCGGCGGCGGCCGTACGACTGGAACAGGCCGGCGCGGCGGCCGTCATGCCGCTGGGCTCGCCCATCGGTTCGGGGCTCGGGGTGCTGAACCGGCACAACATCGAGCTGATCTGCGCCCGTGCCCAGGTGCCGGTCGTGCTCGACGCGGGGGTCGGCACGGCCTCCGATGCGGCGCTGGCCATGGAGGCCGGCTGCGACGCGGTCCTGGCGGCCTCGGCGATCACGCGGGCGGCGGACCCGGCCCGCATGGCGCAGGCGTGCCGGCTCGCCGTCGAAGCCGGGTACCACGCGCGTCGCGCCGGCCGCATTCCTCGCCGCGAGCACGCCCTCGCGTCCTCGCCGGCCGCCGGGCGGGTGGGACGATGACCTCGCCGGCCTCGCCTGTGCCCGCGGACCGGGCCCCGCACTCACTGGCGGAGCTGGCCGACGATCAGCTCGAGCGATTCTCTCGGCACCTCGGTCTGTCCGGGTTTGGACCCGAGGCCCAGCTGGCCCTGTTGCGCGCTCGGGTGCTTGTCGTGGGGGCCGGCGGTCTGGGCGCGCCCGTGCTGTCCTATCTGGCGGCAGCCGGCGTCGGGGAGGTCCACGTCGTGGACGACGACGTGGTCGAGCGCAGCAATCTGCACCGTCAGGTGATCCACGCCGAGTCGGACCTCGGGCGGGCCAAGACGGCCTCGGCCGCGCAGACCATGCGCGGGCTGCATCCGCAGATCCGGGTCGTGGAGCACGCCTGTCGCCTCACCGCAGACAATGCCCTGGCACTGGTCGAGGGCGTGGATCTGGTCGTCGACGGCGCCGACAACTACGCGACCCGGTACCTCGTGGCCGATGCCTGCGAGATCGCCGGAGTCCCGGTGGTGTGGGGCGCGATCCTGCGCTTCGCCGGTCAGGTGGCGCTGTTCCACCCCGGCGGCGCCCTGTACCGGGACGTGTTCCCCGAGCCGCCGGAGGCCGGCGATGCGCCCTCCTGCGCTGAGGCCGGCGTCCTCGGGGTGTTGCCGGGAATCGTCGGGTCGATCATGGCCGCCGAGACGATCAAACACCTCGCCGGGGTGGGGCAGACCCTGCGGGGCCGACTGCTGAGCCTGGACGCGCTGACCATGACGACCACGCGGCTGTCGCTCACGCCGGACCCGGACCGGCGGCCCGTGACCGACCTGGACGCGCACCGGGTGCGCGCCACCGCACGGAACACCCGTGACGCGCCCGCCGAGATCGCCCCGGCCGGACTGGCCGCCCTGCTGGCCTCCCCGGAGGCGCGCTCGGTGGCCCTGCTCGACGTGCGTGAGCCCTGGGAGCGTCGCTTCGACCGGATCCTGCCGCCGGTCGGCGTGGCCGAGGCGCATGTGCCCCTGGCCGAGCT
Proteins encoded in this region:
- the thiD gene encoding bifunctional hydroxymethylpyrimidine kinase/phosphomethylpyrimidine kinase produces the protein MAEQCPEPVAPSRPRVLTIAGSDSGGGAGIQADLKTVAAFGGYGLSVLTAVTAQNTQGVQAVEVLTPDLVRAQLDSVAEDIAFDAVKIGMLGTAAVMEEVAAWLERTRPPRVVLDPVMVATSGDALTDSSGVDAARLWGRLMDAADLVTPNLPELAALLGIVDGAGREEGASEGGFRHSWQRACAGAAQLAARHEVAVLLKGGHLGEAALEADSPGSAGPSVAASAPGAARQVPDAIVTAEAVDEVSGPRSDVRSTHGTGCTLSSAVAVLAAWGLDWGSALRRAKPWLLEAMRAGPALQVGEASRGTWHGPVDHGVPTPG
- a CDS encoding YjiH family protein yields the protein MTSHPGAPGATPTRAWRGAALARFLIPSLLGLAMFVVPVPDGDGAVSIPVALFAGWLGEALAPVLPWLGLAIIAVSALGSLAVAVLRPSLDERPLAAALFRVGPLWTALRLLGLLVAIMVVCQIGPEQVWGENTGAVLLDLVTLMVTVFLVAGLLMPLLLEFGLLEFTGTLMKKVMRPLFTVPGRSSVSSLAAWLGDGSIGVLMTGQQYQKGYFTRREAAVLGTTFNVVSVTFTIVIVGMLDLMHMFGPFYVTTVVAGLVAALIIPRIPPLSRFSDERAPGATHTSDAEERHQPGPLLPRAWHAALDKAASVTPREAARMSGANVLEMWLGTLPIIMALGTAAVMVAEFTDLFTWLGAPFVGLLGAMGIPDAGIASEALFIGFADMLLPAVIVEGAAEMTRFVIGALSITQLIYMSEVGGLLLASSIPVKFHHLVAIFLLRTAITLPVIVGLAHLFY
- the thiE gene encoding thiamine phosphate synthase yields the protein MRKPALPTGDAPSPHSCRPHRFARRHRAVGAGLSGEERRARLAEARLYVCTGLQDFLDDGALDADAFSAFVTACYSGGVDIIQVRDKSVDAAVELEALHLLVALAAEHRALSAANDRADLAALAGVDVFHTGQSDLNTQQCRALLGPDVLLGRSCRTRAQVDAARAEADLDYFCTGPVWPTPTKPSRAAVGLELPAYAAWRAREDGNARPFFAIGGIDVDRLPTVLETGAERVAVVRAVTDAEEPDEAAARLRDLLPR
- a CDS encoding FAD-dependent oxidoreductase, producing the protein MRAVVVGAGAIGLTTAVSLRAAGHAVTLIAPELPGPGEGPSVAHQVRGATHAAAGMLAPVGETQFSQDALGGLLHQGWAAYPELIELLGRFTDAPTGFRAQGSWIVAADAADARAWSRLLDHAGSRGRRVEPIAVSRLRRVEPALTPGLAQAHEAPDDHQVDPRLLVRACLAALTAETGPGGAPLPETAGPPATLLPGTVVAARQRGEDAVLDVAESAAGALHADVAVLAAGLGHRDIGGAPAEEPLALRPVHGDVLRLRVRQEQLLPGEEHLLGRTVRALVGGRQVYLVPRADRTLVVGASSREDGLAGSHAGSVLDLLADAAAVLPAVRECELLEVTAAARPGTPDDAPRVAVLRGAPRLIVAAGFHRHGILLAPWAAERAVDLVDAMRRGSADDAATPPPEPRPAKERPDDGTDGDDADDPHDAEQGRNDA
- the thiS gene encoding sulfur carrier protein ThiS, whose protein sequence is MSGGDQAHGTGRARLRITLNGEPHDADPGTTVRGLVEHVTGHRVGDDGHRPDGGRLGVAVAVDETVVPRSRWSARTLVDGERVDVVTAVQGG
- a CDS encoding thiazole synthase gives rise to the protein MGTGGITDLAALERALRASGTTLTTVALRRYAPDTRDSLIGLLDRLGVAVLPNTAGCYTARDAVLTAQLGREALETNLVKVEVIADEHTLLPDVVETLEATERLAAEGFAVLAYTSDDPAAAVRLEQAGAAAVMPLGSPIGSGLGVLNRHNIELICARAQVPVVLDAGVGTASDAALAMEAGCDAVLAASAITRAADPARMAQACRLAVEAGYHARRAGRIPRREHALASSPAAGRVGR
- a CDS encoding ThiF family adenylyltransferase, which encodes MTSPASPVPADRAPHSLAELADDQLERFSRHLGLSGFGPEAQLALLRARVLVVGAGGLGAPVLSYLAAAGVGEVHVVDDDVVERSNLHRQVIHAESDLGRAKTASAAQTMRGLHPQIRVVEHACRLTADNALALVEGVDLVVDGADNYATRYLVADACEIAGVPVVWGAILRFAGQVALFHPGGALYRDVFPEPPEAGDAPSCAEAGVLGVLPGIVGSIMAAETIKHLAGVGQTLRGRLLSLDALTMTTTRLSLTPDPDRRPVTDLDAHRVRATARNTRDAPAEIAPAGLAALLASPEARSVALLDVREPWERRFDRILPPVGVAEAHVPLAELEADPGAYASEAATTVVYCAAGTRSARAAARLTAARPGIEVLSLAGGLDAWRTHAERGS